In one window of Lynx canadensis isolate LIC74 chromosome B3, mLynCan4.pri.v2, whole genome shotgun sequence DNA:
- the PLA2G4F gene encoding cytosolic phospholipase A2 zeta, translating into MDGSSSPLVPGPSAGLVHSRRSVFGEKNEGGHKRLETPLSPDKTEPEISMFLLKKHGEGGTWKADGFRTSFYLEERRPRGRTYWLPFPGLAASALSRRLVGNMNTWVRPTPTKSNHLGGETQVSIFHEQLNNNQRLGLGARVPVPHPLGEGLKCLLPEGIGPQPLPGAYQTPPPAPAGHPTLSPRVLLQPIQQQELESEDPSLTPTAVSKADCYVELRLPTASPSPAQTRMVANCSDPEWNETFHYQIHGAVKNVLELTLCDKDILGSDQLSLLLFDLRSLKPGQPYRHIFPLNHQDSQELQVEFVLENSQVPASEVITNGVLVAQPCLRIQGTLREDGTAPHREYGSRQIQLTVPGAYEKPQFLPLQPPMEGGLPATFTFHVNPVISSRLDVELGERLTVLQSGPSAELEAHTNKLGEGGILLSSLALGQEEQRFVALGEGQEVVLSMKAEMSSGDLDLRLGFGLCDGEREFLDKRKQIVSKALQQVLGLSQAPDSGQVPVVAVLGSGGGTRAMSSLYGSLAGLQELGLLDTVTYLSGVSGSTWCISTLYKDPAWSQVALQGPIERAQARVCSSKMGAMSTERLQYYAQELGSLESTGHRVSLIDIWGLLIEYFLYQEKNPAKLSDQQEAVNQGQNPYPIYASINVHTNISGEDFAEWCEFTPYEVGFPKYGAYVPTELFGSEFFMGHLLQPQPEPRICYLQGVWGSAFAASLDEIFLKTAGSGLSFLDCHRGSVNITDDCQKLQLHDPTRLRTRLFTRQGPFSQAVLDIFTSRFTFAENCNFTRGLCLHKDYVAGREFMAWKDTHPDAFPNQLTPMRDCLCLVDGGFAINSPFPLSLLPQRAVDLILSFDYSLEAPFEVLQMTEKYCLDRGIPFPSIEVLPEDLEEPRECYLFAKAKDPRSPIVLHFPLVNRTFCTHLAPGVARQTAEEKAYGDFVVNGADTPYGMMNFTYEPEEFERLVALSRYNVLNNVETLRHALRLALERRQAGGRAGG; encoded by the exons ATGGATGGGTCCTCCTCACCTTTGGTTCCAGGGCCTAGTGCAGGTTTGGTTCACAGCAGACGGTCtgtgtttggagaaaaaaatgagggaggCCACAAGAGATTAGAAACACCTTTGAGTCCAGATAAAACTGAACCGGAGATTTCCATGTTCCTGCTTAAGAAACATGGGGAAGGTGGGACTTGGAAGGCAGATGGTTTTAGGACTTCTTTCTACCTGGAGGAGCGGAGGCCCCGAGGCAGAACTTACTGGCTTCCATTCCCTGGGCTTGCTGCATCAGCATTGTCTAGAAGGCTTGTTGGAAATATGAACACTTGGGTTAGACCCACACCCACTAAATCAAATCATCTAGGGGGTGAGACTCAGGTATCTATTTTCCATGAGCAGCTCAATAATAACCAGAGGCTGGGTTTGGGAGCCAGAGTACCAGTTCCTCATCCTCTTGGAGAGGGACTGAAGTGCCTCCTGCCTGAGGGAATTGGGCCCCAGCCACTTCCTGGAGCATATCAAActccacctccagccccagcAGGCCACCCAACTCTGAGTCCTCGAGTCCTCCT GCAACCTATTCAGCAACAAGAGCTGGAGAGTGAGgacccctccctcaccccaactGCAGTGTCCAAAGCTGACTGCTACGTGGAACTGCGCCTGCCCACTGCGTCCCCTAGCCCTGCCCAGACAAGGATGGTGGCTAACTGCAGTGACCCTGAGTGGAACGAGACCTTCCACTACCAGATCCATGGTGCTGTGAAG AATGTCCTGGAGCTCACCCTCTGTGATAAGGACATCCTGGGCAGTGACCAGCTCTCCCTGCTACTCTTTGACCTGAGGAGCCTCAAGCCTGGCCAACCCTACAGACACATCTTCCCACTCAACCACCAG GATTCACAGGAGCTGCAGGTGGAATTTGTTCTGGAGAACAG CCAGGTGCCTGCGTCTGAAGTCATCACCAATGGAGTCCTGGTG GCTCAGCCCTGTCTGAGAATCCAGGGGACCCTCAGGGAAGACGGGACAGCCCCACATCGAGAGTATG GCTCTAGGCAGATTCAGCTGACAGTGCCCGGGGCCTACGAGAAGCCACAGTTCTTGCCCCTGCAACCTCCCATGGAGGGAGGCCTCCCAGCTACCTTCACCTTTCACGTGAACCCAGTGATCAGCTCCAGGCTGGATGTGGAGCTGGGGGAGAGGCTCACAGTCCTGCAA AGTGGTCCAAGTGCTGAGCTGGAGGCCCACACCAACAAGCTGGGTGAGGGGGGTATCCTGCTCTCCTCTCTGGCCCTAGGCCAAGAGGAACAGCGCTTTGTGGCCCTAGGGGAG GGCCAGGAGGTGGTTCTGAGTATGAAGGCAGAAATGAG CTCTGGAGACCTTGACCTGCGTCTTGGTTTTGGCCTGTGTGATGGGGAACGGGAGTTTCTGGACAAGAGGAAGCAGATCGTGTCCAAGGCCCTGCAGCAGGTTCTGGGTTTGAGCCAGGCGCCTGACAGTGGCCAG GTGCCTGTGGTGGCTGTGCTAGGTTCGGGAGGTGGAACCCGAGCCATGTCTTCCCTGTACGGAAGCCTGGCAGGGCTGCAGGAACTTGGCCTCCTGGACACTGTGACCTACCTGAGTGGGGTCTCTGGGTCTACCTG GTGCATCTCCACACTCTACAAGGACCCAGCCTGGTCCCAGGTGGCCTTGCAGGGCCCCATTGAGCGTGCCCAGGCTCGGGTCTGCAGCAGTAAGATGGGGGCGATGTCCACGGAGCGCCTACAATACTATGCCCAGGAACTGGGGAGCCTGGAAAGCACTGGCCACAGAGTTTCCCTCATCGACATCTGGGGTCTCCTCATTGAATATTTCCTCTACCAGGAG AAAAACCCTGCCAAGCTGTCTGACCAGCAGGAGGCCGTCAACCAGGGCCAGAACCCTTATCCTATCTACGCCAGCATCAATGTCCACACCAACATCAGCGGGGAAGACTTCGCAG AATGGTGCGAGTTCACACCCTATGAGGTCGGCTTCCCCAAGTACGGGGCTTATGTTCCCACTGAGCTCTTTGGCTCTGAGTTCTTCATGGGGCATCTGCTGCAGCCCCAGCCCGAGCCCCGGATCTGCTACCTGCAGG GTGTGTGGGGCAGCGCCTTTGCAGCCAGCCTGGATGAGATCTTCCTGAAGACTGCTGGCTCGGGCCTCAGCTTCCTAGACTGCCACAGAGGGAGTGTAAACATCACAG ATGACTGCCAGAAGCTCCAGCTGCACGATCCCACACGTCTGAGGACCAGGCTCTTCACCCGCCAGGGGCCCTTCTCCCAGGCCGTGCTGGACATCTTTACTTCCCGCTTTACCTTCGCGGAGAACTGTAATTTCACCAGGGGCCTCTGCCTGCACAAAGACTATGTGGCTGGCCGGGAGTTCATGGCCTGGAAAG ATACGCACCCTGACGCCTTCCCCAACCAGCTCACTCCCATGCGGGACTGCCTGTGCCTGGTGGATGGGGGCTTTGCCATCAACTCTCCGTTCCCACTCAGCCTGCTGCCCCAGAGAGCGGTGGACCTCATTCTGTCCTTTGACTACTCCCTGGAGGCCCCTTTCGAG GTCTTACAGATGACAGAGAAGTACTGCCTGGACCGAGGCATCCCCTTCCCAAGTATCGAGGTGCTCCCCGAGGACTTGGAGGAACCCCGTGAGTGCTACCTGTTCGCCAAGGCCAAGGACCCCCGCTCTCCCATCGTGCTGCACTTTCCCCTCGTCAACCGTACCTTCTGCACACACCTGGCCCCAG GTGTGGCACGACAAACAGCCGAGGAGAAGGCCTACGGGGACTTTGTGGTCAATGGGGCAGACACTCCATATGGCATGATGAACTTCACCTATGAGCCTGAGGAGTTTGAGCGGCTGGTGGCTCTGAGTCGATACAATGTTCTGAACAATGTGGAGACCTTGCGGCATGCGCTCCGGCTGGCTCTGGAGCGAaggcaggctgggggcagggctggaggctgA